Below is a window of Poecile atricapillus isolate bPoeAtr1 chromosome 2, bPoeAtr1.hap1, whole genome shotgun sequence DNA.
AGGAAATCGGCTCATGCCAGCCCGACGCCAGCGGCCCGCGGCTCCCTGAGGCCGTTCCCGGCGGGATGAGgctcccggtgtccctgtgGCTGCCGCTGGCCCTGGCGGTGGCCGCGGTGGCCGCGGGCCAGTCCCCGCTGCAGCGGCGCGTGGTCCGGGATGTGCTGGAATATTTCCACGGGCGCAGCAACGTGCACTTCCTCTTCAAGGAGCGGGAGGTGGACGGGGTCATCGAGAGGGTGAGTAACGGGATCCGGCACCGGGATCCGGCACCGGGAACGGACACCGGGATCCGGCACCGGGAACGGGCACGGGGATCCGACACCGGAATCCCGCACCGGGATCCGGCTCGGCCACGGGAATGGGGAGGGGCtcggggagggggcggcggtGTCCCGGagggaatggggagggggcggcggtGGGAGGGGTCCCCGAGGGGCTGAGCAGCCCCGGACACCGGCGCAGGGATTTGGGCTTTGGGGTGGCCACCAGAGCAGCGAGGGGGTCACGGGGGGTGTCCCGCGGGGGGCGGGTGGTGAACGGGGCCATCGAGCACGGGAGCAACAGGGTTCGGGATTCGGGGTTCAGGATCTGGGACCACCACGGGAATTGGGGGGTCCCAGAAGGAACAGAGAGAGGGTTGAGGAGGGGGttggggtgtcccagagggaaCGGGCGGGCGCTGGGTGCCGGGGTGTCCGGGGGTGCCCCGGGATCGGCGCTGCTGGCCGGGCTGAGCTCGGTTATTCATTAACGGATCCGAGCTGATCCCGGTGCCCCGGGTCCATCCCGGGGTGCCCCTGGACACTGTCCCGTGTCTGGGAAGAGCCAGGGCTTCAGggacccccaccctgggccACTTGCCCATCTCGGAGCCACCCCGGGGGCATTCCCGGGATGGATTTACCTGAGGCTCTCCAATGTTCAGGGTCTCTCCCGGGGTTCAGGATCCCTCTCGGGGTTCAGGATCCCTCTCGGGGTTCAGGATTCCTCCCGGGGTTCAGGGTCTCTCCCGGGGTTCAGGGTCCCTCCCGGGGTTCAGGGTCCCTCCTGGCACCTGGGGCTCCTGTGGGAGCTTTGGGGTCCCTCTCAGGGGTTGGTGTCTGTGGGGTTCAGGGTctcccccaggatttggggtcactcctggggtttggggtgtcgCAGGGGCTGTATTTCCCTGGCAATCTGTGGGGTTTGGGAGTCCCTCCGGAGGTGGGGATCCCTCCGGGGGAGTCCAGGGCCCGTCACCCCCGTTCCCACAGGAGGACCCTTCGGGGACGTTCGTGCAGCTGCGCGTGGGGCTGGCACAGACGGCGTGTCGGAAGCGAGCGCCGCAGCGGCACTGCCGGGTGCTGGAGAGCCGGGTGAGGGGGGACCCTCGGCCCGAGCCCTGGGGGCGTCCCTCCTCCCCCGGGAcacatcccaggctgctcccatcTCCCTTGGGCACATCCTGGAGCCTTGCCCCCTCCCTCAGGACACATGCCAAGCTGTCCCTCTCCCTTGGGACAtatccctgggtgtcccctctcccctgggGTCcacccctcggtgtcccctctctcctggggccatccctgggtgtcccctctcccctgggGCCATCCCTGGGTGTTCCCTCTCCCTTGGGGccatccctgggtgtcccctctcccctggggtccatccctggggtgtcccctctCCCTTGGGGccatccctgggtgtcccctctcccctgggcccatccctggggtgtcccctctcccctggggcccatccctgggtgtcccctctCCCTTGGGGCATATCCTGGggtgtcccctctcccctgggCCCATCCCAGGGGTCACACAGCCCCTCAGTCTCCGCAGACCCCTGCCCCCCCCCATGCTGCTGCGGTGCTGGCGTGGGGCACAGGGGACGCTGGTTGGTGCCAGAGGGTCCCCAGGGGTCCCAGAGGTGACATGCCACCGTGTCCCCAGCGGAAGCCGACCTGCCTGGCCTGCTACAAGTTCGACACCGGTGACGTCCCCAAGGTGCTGGACAAGTACCACAACTGCGGCCCCAGCCACCACCTGGCGGTCAAGGTGAGGtgcccccagtgtcccccggtgtccccccggtgtcccagtgtcccccggtgtccccccggtgtccccagccgGTGCCAGCCCCTGCTGTGCCCGCAGGAGATCCGGCAGCGGGACGAAGCCGAGTGCCGGGCGGTGGAGGAGGCCGGGAAAGGCGGGGACACGCCGTACCTGCCCGGAATGTTCGCCTTCTCCCGGGGGCTGCCAGCCTAGGTGGGtacagggacacccctggggacagccctggggacagcccgggatggggacagggggatcCCATCACAGCCCCCGCTCCGTGTCCCCTTCCCAGGCACCACGGCACCGATGGACGCTGCCACGGCCCCCCCCGCTCGTCACCCCCCGGCACCGTGTGACCAAGGAGGGTCCCGGACGTGTCCCCCgcccccggctgtccccgctCCGCAGTAAACGCAGCCCTGGCTCCGCTCTCAGGGCTCTCATTCCCGCGCCATCGCCCGCCTGCCGCCCCCGGGGATCAGACAGGGCCCTGCTGGGTGCCCCATGTCACCACTGCCcgtgtcccccgctgtccccaggggtgaaGGACAGGGCTGTGATGGGTGCTGAGCAGCGCAGAGACCCCCGAGGCcgcaggacagagggacactgCAGGGTGGGACAGGTTTAATGCACAGTGTCCCTGAGCCGTGCCAGGGCTGAGGCCGGGCTCCCCACGGCTCCTCGGGCGCTCCCTGGGCATCCCgtgctggcactgggggggtGCCGTGGTCCTGccgggggggctctggggtaCCCCAGCTCCAGTGCGGGGGTCCCGCAGCTCTGAAGATGAAGACAGGCTTGTGGTGGCTCTGGGGGTCTCACGGTGACAGTTTGGCTCTGGGGGCTGTCCTGGatccagttttggggtcccgtgGCTAAGAAGATGAggttgggcagggctggcagagtTTTTGGGGTGTCACGGTTCAGGTGAAGCAGCTGGACTCGTGACggctctgggggtcccccaGCTCAGGCTGTTGTGGCTCTGGGGGCTCTCCCGGCCCCGTTTTTGGGCTCCGGTGGCTCAGATGACGGCGGCTTTGGGTTGCAATGGCTTTGGGGGTTCTccagtcccatttttggggcCGCACAGCTCAGAGCACGCGGGCTCCGGGGCCGCGGCTCCTCCGGGGGTTCTCCCGGCCGTGCCGCGGTCCCTGGCGGCTCCGGGCTCCATCCCCGGCCCCATGGCCGCTCTCAGAAGCCGAAGTTGCCGTGGTGGCGGCGGCCGAGCGCCCGCCGGGCCTGTGCGATGGAGTCATCGGCGCGGCGGCCGAGCTCCCGGCACTCTCTCAgggcctggcccagctgccTGGTGGCCTCCTCCAGCACCGCGCTCCGGGCCGGTGGCCGCGGCTCCCAGAAGCCGGCCCGCACCCAGGGCTGCGGCGGCTCTgcgggcgcggcgggcgcgcTCTCGGTGTCCAGCGCGGCGTCCAGCTCCCGGCACAGGCGGAACAGCTCGCTGCCCCTGCCGGCCACACGCTGCCCGTCGATGGCCTTGAGGCCGGGCAGCATCGCGGCCAGCGCGGCGCGGTAGGCGGGCGAGGCGCACAGGGGGTTGCCCAGGTTGCCCAGCGGGTCCCGCAGCCTCAGGCTCTCCAGGTGCCGCAGCCCCTGCAGGCAGCGCAGCTGGCGGAGGCTGCGCAGGCGGTTCCCGGCCAGGTTGAGCTGGCGGAGGCTGCGGCAGCCCCGCAGCGGCTCCACGCTCGCCACGCGGTTCCCGGCCAGGTTGAGCACGGCCAGGGCGCGCAGCGTGGCCAGCGGCGCCAGCCCCGCGATGGCGTTGCCGGACAGGTCCAGCCACTCGAGGTTGGAGCAGTCGGCCAGGCAGCCCAGGTGGGCGATGCCGCGGCCCCGCAGCCGCAGCAGCAGGATGGACTCCAGCGAGAACTCGCCCGTGGCCGCCTTGAGCAGCGCCGGCGTCACCCGCACCCCGGAGCCttcgtcctcctcctcctcctcctcctcatcctccgaCGGCTCCGACGCCTCCGGCTCCGGCGCCTCCTCCCCGCGCCCCTCCATCCCTgcgggggggtcctggggacacggaggggcTGCGGTGGCACCGGGGAGCCCCCCGGGGCGGCTGTGGGGGTGCCCTGAGGCGCGGGGACAcgtgtggggcacagggacacgcgtggggcacagggacacgcgtggggcacacctgggggggcacGGGAGACGTGTCGTGGGGCACATGTGGGGGTgtcacctcctcctccccacgCCCCTCCATCCCCGGGGGTGGTCCCGAGCAGGGAAAGGGGTTCCGGGAGACACTGGGGAACGGCTCTGGAAGGACACGGTGGCTGTGGGGACACGTGTGGGACACATCTGGGGGAGTCtcggggctgtggggacacgcGTAGGACCCAAACGCCATGGGTGTGGTCAGGGGACACGCGTGGGGTGTAGCTGGGGGGAACCTGGGGCACAGGACAGGTCCGGAGCCTATGGGGAGCCCCCACACCCCAACCGGGCCtcaccccaacacccccagccccagcgtGTTCCATCCCCGGTGCCCCCGTTACGCCCCCAGAGCCGCCCATCGCCCCCGACCTCACAGACCCCCCCCGTTCCCTCCGCCGCTGCTTCCAGAACCTTCTGTTCCCCCCCCTTTACCCCCGTgactcctctcccagcccctccattCCACCCGCCCCTCTCCgccccccaggtccccccaaattccccaaaccccgctcccctcccctcccccctcccctcccccccccccgctctCACCGAGCGGCGGCTCCCGCCGGCCCCGAGGCCCCGCCCCCACCGGAGCCCCGCCCCCGCTGCCATGGGAGCGATGCCCCGCCCCCAACCCAAGCCCCGCCCCCGTTGCCATGGGAGCGATGCCCCGCCCCCATCTGATCCCCCGTTGCCATGGGAGCGATGCCCCGCCCCCATCCGATCCCCCGTTGCCATGGGAGCGAGGCCCCGCCCCCATCCGAGCCCCCGTTGCCATGGGAGCGATGCTCCGCCCCATCCCAAGCCCCGCCCCCGTTGCCATGGGAGCGATGCCCCGCCCCCATCCGAGCCGAGTGTCCGTTCCCGCCCCTGCTTTGACCACGCCCTCTCCCCGGGCCACGCCCCCCGCGACCCCCGGTCCGCCCCCCGGGCCCGAGATTCCCCCCGGCTCCCCGAGAAGTTCCATAAAAACGGCTTTATTGGCATCTCGGCTTCGCTCCGGTGCCTCCTGCCCACCGGGGGGCTGCCAGCGCCACCGGCCACAGCGCTGCCGGTGGCACAACGGGCCGGGATCCCCCGGGATCCCGTGGGATCCCCCTGCCGGGGCCCCCGGCACATCCCGGCCCTCAGGATGTGGCACCGGCACACCCCGGACATCCCGGGGCTCAGGGTCACCGGGGAACAGGGCACACCTCCGGGGTCAGGGTGTGCCACTGCCGGTCACCAGTGCCCCCGGCACACCCCAGTGCCAGGACTCACCACCGGCAGCCGTCAGGGCCCGCGGCACCTCCCGGCACATCCCAACACCGCAGTGCCAGGGATTCACCGCTGGCATCCACTGGAGCCCCTGGCACCTCCTGGTGTTCAGGGACAGAGGGTGGGGGGCTCTGGCCAGCTCAGCTGGGACCCAGCGAtgccagtgccagcagtggCCGTGCCCGTCCCCATGCCAGCGCTGCCcgtgcccatccctgtgccagcgCTGGCCAtgcctgtccccatgccagcgCTACCTGTACCCATCCCCGTGCCAGCAGTGGCCGTGCCCATCCCCGTGCCAGCGCTGGCCAtgcctgtccccatgccagcaCTGCCTGTACCCGTCCCCgtgccagtgctggctgtgcccgTCCCTGTGCCAGCGCTGGCTGTGCCCATGCCCGTGCCCGTCCTGGTGCCGGTGCCGTGGGTGCGCTCGTGGCGCTCCAGGTGAGTTTTGCGGGTGAAGCCGCGGCCGCAGCGGGCGCAGTGGTGGGGCCGCAGCCCGGTGTGCACGGCCTGGTGCCGACCCAGGTTTGTCTTGGAGCTGAAGCGGCGGCCGCAGCGGGCGCAGGCGTGGGGCCGGGTGCCCGAGTGCACCAGCAGGTGCCGCGCCAGGTGCGCCTTGCGCCCGAAGCCGCGCCCGCACTGTGGGCAGGTGAAGGGGCGCTGGGCGGGGGTCGCCTGCGGGGGGTCCTGGGCGCAGCCGGGGCCGCCCGTGGCACTCGGCTCCCGTGGCCGGTGGTCCTGGGCACCGGGCGCTtgcgggggctgcgggagggGCTGTGGGTCCTGGCTGCGGTCGGCACCGGGCACCTGTGACGGGAGCTGGGGGTCCTGCACGAGGGGACGCTCGGCCGGGGCCGCCTgtgaggggggctgggggtcctgggctCCGGGCTCCTGcgggggctgcagggcacagccgAGGGCTTGGTTCTCCGGGTGCTGCCACGGGTGCGACGACGAGTTCTGCTTCCAGATGATGCTCATCCCACACTGGGGGCAAATCAGCAGCTTCTCCTCAGCGTCCCCGTCCTCATCCCGGTGCCCATCCAGGTGTCCATTCCCGGCCCCCGGCATCGCTTCCGCCGGGCTCCGCTTCCAGCTGAGGCTCATCTCGCAGCCCGGGCAGGGCAGCGGCTTCTCCTCGGCGGGGCCCGGGCCGTGCCCGTCCCCTCGGCGGTGGCCGTGTCCCGGCGCGGGGTCCCCGTGCAGGCGCAGGTGGCGCAGGAGGTGCTGGCGGTGCGCGAAGCGGCGGGCGCAGCGCGGGCAGGGGTGCGGGCGCTCCCCGGTGTGGGTGCGCAGGTGCCGGTCCAGGTGCGTTTTCTTGCGGAAGCGGCGGGCGCAGCGCGGGCAGGGGTAGGGCCGCTCCCCGGTGTGGGTGCGCAGGTGGGAGCGCAGGTGGATGCGCTGGCGGAAGCGGCGGCCGCAGTGCGGGCAGGGGAAGGGCCGCTCCCCGGTGTGCACCCGCAGGTGCCGCGTCAGGTGCGCCTTCTTCCCGAACGCCTTCCCGCACTGCGGGCAGCAGAacggccgcgggccgggccgggagcagcgcccgcagccgccgccgccgccggggctcGCCCCCGCGCCCAAGGCCGTCCCGACGCCGTCCGGGTGCGGCCCCGGCCCCCAGGCCGGCAGCAGCCCGTACCCCAGCTCCTCCGGGCACGGCTCCTCCACCTTGCAGCCGCCGGTGTGGTCCGGTGTCCCGGCGGGGTCGGGGGGCACCGAGCCGGGCGGCGGCCGCGGAGACAACGGGGCCTCGGTTCCGACCGCAGCTGCCCAGGCCTCGGCCTCATCTTCGTCCTCCACCTTCACCTTCCGCACCAGCCACTGCCCTGCGGGGACACGGCAGGGGACGTGCCAATGCCAGGGTGTCCTGCCACGGCCACCGGCACCAGGACACGGGGACCGTCCCTTCGAGGACCCAGCACGGCCGCTGGCCCCGGGGACGTGGTGACCATCCCCGAGGACCCAGCgctgccaccagccccaggacagggtgacagtgaccGTGTGCAGACGCCCGGCAGTGACCTCACCTGAGTCATCGAGCTCCGGGTCCCCTGCATCATCCCCGTCACCCTCGGGGCTCATCTCCACCTTGGGGACCACCAGCCACGCTGCGGGGACAAAGAGGCACGGGCAGGTCCCTCCCCGGCTCAGGGGTGACCCCGAGCACCCCGGGGACCCCGCAGCCCCCAAGCGAGACCCACCCTGAACCCCCCAGTCCCCACCTGGGCCGGTGCATCCCGGTGCTTCCATCTCCTCCGGCTCCGTCTCGGCCACGGGGGGACCTGCGGTggggggggggcactgggtgagcccccccagacccgGACTGGGGACCCTCTGCACACCCGGGGGGGGCACGGGgtgagcccccccagacccgGACTGGGGACCCCCTGCACACCCGGGGGGGGCCGGGGTCGTGCCCAGGGCACGGGGGGGGTGGGTGAACGCTCTCCTGCCCGGTGGGGCCGGGAGGGGCTCGGGGGGAACCCAGGGGGGATTCAGGGGGGTCGGACAGGGTTCGCAGGGATCCGGGGGGGTCTCGAGGGGTTCCGTGGGGCTCCGGGGTTCCCGTGGTGTCCCCGTCCTGGTCCCCC
It encodes the following:
- the RARRES2 gene encoding retinoic acid receptor responder protein 2 — protein: MRLPVSLWLPLALAVAAVAAGQSPLQRRVVRDVLEYFHGRSNVHFLFKEREVDGVIEREDPSGTFVQLRVGLAQTACRKRAPQRHCRVLESRRKPTCLACYKFDTGDVPKVLDKYHNCGPSHHLAVKEIRQRDEAECRAVEEAGKGGDTPYLPGMFAFSRGLPA
- the LRRC61 gene encoding leucine-rich repeat-containing protein 61, with the translated sequence MEGRGEEAPEPEASEPSEDEEEEEEEDEGSGVRVTPALLKAATGEFSLESILLLRLRGRGIAHLGCLADCSNLEWLDLSGNAIAGLAPLATLRALAVLNLAGNRVASVEPLRGCRSLRQLNLAGNRLRSLRQLRCLQGLRHLESLRLRDPLGNLGNPLCASPAYRAALAAMLPGLKAIDGQRVAGRGSELFRLCRELDAALDTESAPAAPAEPPQPWVRAGFWEPRPPARSAVLEEATRQLGQALRECRELGRRADDSIAQARRALGRRHHGNFGF
- the ZNF467 gene encoding zinc finger protein 467, translating into MEAPGCTGPAWLVVPKVEMSPEGDGDDAGDPELDDSGQWLVRKVKVEDEDEAEAWAAAVGTEAPLSPRPPPGSVPPDPAGTPDHTGGCKVEEPCPEELGYGLLPAWGPGPHPDGVGTALGAGASPGGGGGCGRCSRPGPRPFCCPQCGKAFGKKAHLTRHLRVHTGERPFPCPHCGRRFRQRIHLRSHLRTHTGERPYPCPRCARRFRKKTHLDRHLRTHTGERPHPCPRCARRFAHRQHLLRHLRLHGDPAPGHGHRRGDGHGPGPAEEKPLPCPGCEMSLSWKRSPAEAMPGAGNGHLDGHRDEDGDAEEKLLICPQCGMSIIWKQNSSSHPWQHPENQALGCALQPPQEPGAQDPQPPSQAAPAERPLVQDPQLPSQVPGADRSQDPQPLPQPPQAPGAQDHRPREPSATGGPGCAQDPPQATPAQRPFTCPQCGRGFGRKAHLARHLLVHSGTRPHACARCGRRFSSKTNLGRHQAVHTGLRPHHCARCGRGFTRKTHLERHERTHGTGTRTGTGMGTASAGTGTGTASTGTGTGTGSAGMGTGMASAGTGMGTATAGTGMGTGSAGMGTGMASAGTGMGTGSAGMGTGTATAGTGIAGSQLSWPEPPTLCP